One window from the genome of Gimesia aquarii encodes:
- a CDS encoding DNA translocase FtsK translates to MIDIQRFKTDLIALGLLAVTVFLGLSLFSYDPADPPAQLVYPVREAAQNLCGTTGAHVAHLLRTGFGVGAWGIFLALIVIDMRMFSRQQAVGAMVELFGLALILASVCIVSQMMLGNNSTTPLIGSGGYIGALGFSFLEAKFSVAGSLILLASMFFAGLLLTADTMPVRFLFSCLSFPFRVLSRDTSEFEEAAEEEYEEDEDEDVIAEDEEEEYEEEVVAAPKLKKAKVRKPIKVNPPAGLRLSREPRPIEQKKNSSYKLPGLELLEEAENFPFELLAKKAEEAAEVLENTFADFGLDIQVSEIDTGPVLTLFELNLKPGLRVAKVTALAHDLAVALRVPSVRVVPSIPGKNTVGVEVPNEKQVMVRLKELIEACSQEADRNRIPLFMGKDVSGRPLTADLSKLPHLLIAGRTGTGKSVCLNTLILSLLMTRTPNEVKMLMIDPKMVELSGYKRIPHLMHPVITDMKKAEAVLAWAVDKMEERYDLLARCGARNIESFNKLGKQKILELADIDPDSEEAQQMPEKMPSIVIVADEIADMMMTSGKDVEAHIIRLAQKSRAVGIHLVLATQKPTVDVITGLIKSNLPARISFQVASRGDSRVVLDENGADALLGNGDMLYLAPGTSKLTRAQGAYVSDEEIENVIDFFGDMEPEYSPELAQITAANSKKNNGGDSERKEDSLYNEAVEVVIREGRGSVSLLQRALGVGYGRGARLIDYMAEDGIVGEYNGSQAREVLYTIDEWEAAKQNDFQDDYEEEEYEEEFV, encoded by the coding sequence ATGATCGACATTCAACGGTTCAAAACAGATTTAATTGCGCTCGGGTTGCTGGCAGTCACAGTCTTTCTCGGACTGAGTCTCTTCAGCTATGACCCCGCTGATCCTCCTGCGCAACTGGTCTACCCTGTCCGTGAAGCTGCTCAAAATCTATGTGGAACTACAGGAGCCCATGTCGCTCATCTTTTGCGAACTGGCTTTGGTGTAGGTGCCTGGGGAATCTTTCTAGCGTTGATCGTAATTGATATGCGTATGTTTTCACGTCAACAGGCAGTTGGCGCGATGGTAGAACTCTTTGGACTTGCGCTGATTTTAGCCTCGGTCTGTATTGTCAGTCAAATGATGTTAGGCAATAACAGCACGACACCTCTTATTGGTAGTGGTGGTTATATTGGTGCACTTGGATTCTCATTTTTGGAAGCAAAATTTTCTGTTGCTGGTTCCTTAATTCTGTTAGCTTCCATGTTTTTTGCAGGGCTCTTATTAACAGCCGATACGATGCCTGTCCGGTTTCTTTTTTCCTGTCTCTCATTTCCGTTTCGAGTTTTAAGCCGCGACACTTCAGAATTTGAGGAAGCGGCTGAAGAAGAATATGAAGAGGACGAGGACGAAGATGTCATCGCTGAAGATGAAGAGGAAGAGTATGAAGAAGAAGTCGTTGCCGCTCCAAAACTGAAAAAAGCCAAAGTACGAAAACCGATCAAAGTAAATCCACCAGCGGGCCTTCGCTTGTCACGCGAGCCTCGACCCATCGAGCAAAAAAAAAACAGCTCGTATAAGTTGCCCGGGTTAGAACTCCTGGAAGAAGCAGAAAACTTTCCATTTGAGTTATTAGCGAAAAAAGCGGAAGAAGCAGCCGAAGTTCTGGAGAATACATTCGCCGATTTTGGCTTGGATATTCAAGTTTCTGAAATCGATACCGGTCCAGTTTTAACTCTATTCGAACTCAATTTGAAACCTGGATTACGTGTTGCCAAAGTGACAGCACTGGCTCATGACCTCGCGGTCGCTTTACGAGTGCCATCAGTGCGAGTTGTGCCTTCTATCCCTGGAAAAAATACAGTGGGTGTCGAAGTTCCTAATGAAAAGCAGGTCATGGTACGTTTGAAAGAACTGATTGAGGCCTGTTCTCAAGAAGCAGATCGCAATCGAATTCCACTTTTCATGGGTAAAGACGTGAGTGGCCGCCCTCTGACTGCTGACCTGTCGAAACTGCCTCATCTATTGATTGCAGGACGTACCGGAACAGGTAAAAGTGTCTGTCTCAATACACTCATTCTTTCGTTACTGATGACGCGGACTCCCAACGAAGTCAAGATGTTGATGATCGACCCCAAAATGGTGGAGTTAAGTGGTTACAAGCGAATTCCCCATTTGATGCACCCCGTAATTACCGATATGAAAAAAGCGGAAGCGGTTTTGGCGTGGGCTGTCGACAAAATGGAAGAACGCTATGACCTTCTCGCGCGTTGTGGTGCTCGAAACATTGAAAGCTTCAACAAACTCGGAAAACAAAAAATCTTAGAGCTGGCTGACATTGATCCTGATTCAGAAGAAGCACAGCAAATGCCAGAAAAAATGCCTTCCATCGTGATCGTTGCGGATGAAATTGCTGATATGATGATGACATCAGGTAAAGATGTGGAAGCACACATTATCCGTCTGGCTCAGAAATCGCGGGCTGTGGGCATTCACCTGGTACTCGCAACTCAAAAACCAACCGTCGATGTCATTACAGGGCTGATTAAATCTAACCTCCCTGCCCGAATTTCGTTTCAGGTTGCCAGCCGTGGTGATAGCCGTGTGGTATTGGATGAAAATGGTGCTGATGCTCTGCTCGGCAATGGTGATATGCTCTACCTGGCTCCCGGAACCAGTAAACTGACTCGTGCTCAAGGGGCCTACGTGAGTGATGAAGAAATCGAAAATGTAATTGACTTCTTTGGCGATATGGAACCAGAATACAGTCCTGAACTGGCTCAAATCACAGCTGCAAACTCAAAGAAGAATAATGGTGGTGACTCTGAACGTAAAGAGGACAGCCTGTATAATGAGGCAGTTGAAGTCGTTATTCGCGAAGGTCGCGGCTCTGTTTCTCTATTACAACGAGCCCTTGGGGTAGGCTATGGTCGCGGTGCCCGTTTGATCGATTACATGGCAGAAGATGGTATTGTCGGTGAGTACAACGGCTCACAGGCACGTGAAGTCTTGTATACAATCGATGAATGGGAAGCCGCGAAGCAAAACGACTTCCAAGACGATTATGAAGAAGAAGAATACGAAGAAGAGTTCGTATAA
- a CDS encoding DNA-directed RNA polymerase subunit omega, producing the protein MLEEFKEEEIVNKVGGRFKLSSLIQKRIVALNRGARPLVEMQTKNHIEVVVKEIMEDKIYLDQSGEVAINDDGSPLDAVEFDDAGPTLEDLI; encoded by the coding sequence ATGCTGGAAGAATTTAAGGAAGAAGAGATCGTTAACAAAGTTGGCGGTCGGTTTAAATTGTCTTCGCTTATTCAGAAACGAATCGTCGCTCTCAACCGAGGGGCACGACCACTGGTTGAGATGCAAACTAAAAATCATATTGAAGTGGTCGTCAAAGAGATCATGGAAGATAAGATCTATCTGGATCAATCAGGCGAAGTTGCGATCAATGATGATGGAAGTCCATTAGATGCAGTCGAATTTGATGATGCAGGTCCTACACTCGAAGATCTGATTTAA
- a CDS encoding YicC/YloC family endoribonuclease — protein MLLGMTGFGSSTAEDDRLSVQAEIRTVNNRYLKISTRYPDFYAKLGSQIEKQLRSSITRGTVNLTLKINHLDRTSDYLLDEEVVKQYWEQLKNITQACHLPLPDDLNSLLSLPGAVLDNDSKSHTPESDWPLIEKALREALEDLTEFRKKEGESAQADLLASNQIICEQLKIVKEIAPRVVTNYRDRLHQRLSDLLQDQEVDLDSDSLIREVSLFADRSDINEELSRLDCHLEQFDTILNGSTSQGKKLEFLVQEMFREINTIGSKANDVEISHAVIEMKLAVEKIRENVQNVE, from the coding sequence GTGCTGCTAGGCATGACTGGTTTTGGAAGTTCGACAGCAGAAGATGACCGATTATCGGTCCAAGCTGAAATTCGAACTGTCAACAACCGTTATTTAAAAATATCGACCCGTTACCCGGATTTTTACGCAAAGCTTGGCAGTCAGATTGAAAAGCAATTGCGAAGTTCGATTACGCGCGGAACGGTTAATCTCACACTGAAAATCAATCATCTTGATCGAACGAGTGATTATTTACTGGATGAAGAGGTTGTCAAACAGTATTGGGAACAGCTGAAAAATATCACTCAGGCCTGTCACCTTCCACTTCCGGATGATCTTAATAGTCTGCTTTCCTTGCCTGGGGCTGTTCTTGACAACGACTCGAAATCACACACACCTGAATCGGATTGGCCACTGATCGAAAAAGCACTTCGGGAAGCATTGGAAGATTTAACAGAATTCCGCAAAAAGGAAGGTGAGTCAGCACAAGCCGATCTTCTTGCCAGTAATCAGATAATCTGTGAACAACTAAAGATCGTAAAAGAAATTGCGCCACGTGTCGTTACCAACTATCGAGATCGTTTGCATCAGAGACTAAGCGATTTGCTCCAAGACCAGGAAGTCGACCTTGATTCAGACAGCCTGATTCGGGAAGTCAGCCTGTTTGCAGATCGCTCTGACATCAATGAAGAACTCAGTCGTCTGGATTGCCACCTGGAACAATTTGATACAATATTGAACGGCTCAACATCCCAGGGTAAAAAGCTGGAGTTTCTGGTTCAGGAAATGTTTCGAGAAATCAATACCATCGGATCTAAAGCCAATGATGTTGAAATCTCGCATGCTGTGATCGAGATGAAACTTGCTGTCGAGAAGATTCGAGAAAACGTTCAAAACGTAGAATAA
- the gmk gene encoding guanylate kinase encodes MSNPQAEIPIVVLSGPTASGKTTIVKRLLQESPVKLIKAISATTRPIRNGEIDGQDYYFLTPEEFEERRKNNELLECEQVHGLGYWYGTLKSEVDRAAKEGGWPFLEIDVQGTLKLKQQFPQTMTLFVRTSSDEEYEKRIRDRGTESEEIIEKRLATIRKELELAEYYNHVIINDELDRAVNKIGTILKQREQEINAGRI; translated from the coding sequence GTGTCAAATCCTCAAGCAGAAATACCAATCGTCGTACTCTCTGGACCGACTGCCAGCGGTAAAACCACGATCGTAAAACGGCTATTACAGGAGTCTCCTGTCAAATTGATCAAAGCCATCTCAGCCACGACCCGTCCAATACGTAACGGAGAAATTGATGGCCAGGACTACTATTTCCTGACGCCAGAAGAATTTGAGGAACGACGGAAAAATAACGAATTACTTGAGTGCGAACAGGTACATGGGTTGGGATACTGGTACGGTACGTTAAAATCGGAAGTAGATCGCGCAGCCAAAGAAGGTGGCTGGCCCTTTCTCGAAATAGATGTTCAAGGTACATTGAAGCTTAAACAACAGTTTCCACAGACAATGACGCTGTTTGTCAGAACAAGTTCTGATGAAGAATATGAAAAGCGAATTCGGGATCGAGGAACGGAATCAGAAGAAATTATCGAAAAACGGCTCGCAACGATCCGCAAGGAGTTGGAGCTGGCCGAGTATTATAATCATGTCATTATTAATGACGAACTGGATCGGGCTGTCAATAAAATTGGCACCATCCTGAAACAACGGGAGCAAGAAATCAATGCTGGAAGAATTTAA
- the tpiA gene encoding triose-phosphate isomerase codes for MRRFLVAGNWKMNTTKDSGSQLAQALAAEVPKEKTAVEVLVCPPFPYLSTIGDIVNGTGVGFGAQNCYHESPGAFTGEISTEMLSDVGCRSVILGHSERRHILKETDADINLKVKKALDAGLQVVLCVGELQSERESEQTEAVLDTQMTGGLEGVNSAAFDKIVIAYEPVWAIGTGLTATPDQAEAAHQYLRNWLKDHYSAEIADSTRILYGGSVKPDNAKELLSQENVDGALVGGASLKAELFIPIIQAAVELAES; via the coding sequence ATGCGTCGCTTTCTTGTAGCTGGTAACTGGAAAATGAATACTACCAAAGACTCCGGATCACAATTGGCCCAAGCTTTGGCAGCTGAAGTTCCAAAAGAAAAGACAGCAGTTGAAGTGCTGGTTTGCCCTCCCTTTCCTTACCTGAGCACAATCGGTGATATCGTAAATGGAACGGGAGTCGGTTTTGGTGCTCAAAATTGTTATCATGAATCGCCAGGGGCATTCACGGGCGAAATTTCAACTGAAATGCTCTCTGATGTGGGTTGTCGCTCAGTCATACTGGGACATAGTGAACGACGACATATCCTCAAAGAAACTGACGCTGATATTAATTTAAAAGTAAAAAAAGCCCTCGATGCAGGACTTCAGGTTGTTTTGTGCGTCGGAGAGCTGCAAAGTGAACGTGAATCTGAACAGACCGAGGCTGTCCTCGACACCCAGATGACAGGTGGCTTGGAAGGTGTTAACTCAGCTGCCTTCGACAAAATTGTGATTGCTTATGAACCAGTCTGGGCAATCGGAACTGGCTTGACTGCCACTCCCGATCAGGCAGAAGCGGCCCATCAGTATCTCAGAAACTGGCTCAAAGATCACTACTCTGCAGAGATTGCTGATTCAACGCGAATTCTCTATGGGGGCAGCGTCAAACCTGATAATGCGAAAGAATTACTCTCTCAGGAAAATGTGGATGGAGCCCTGGTTGGGGGAGCCAGCTTGAAAGCTGAGCTTTTTATCCCTATTATTCAGGCAGCCGTTGAACTAGCAGAGAGTTAA
- the coaBC gene encoding bifunctional phosphopantothenoylcysteine decarboxylase/phosphopantothenate--cysteine ligase CoaBC codes for MQGREILLGVSGGIAAYKTADLTSKLVQKGAAVSVVMTKAAEKFIGATTFEALTDRPVYQGSFSPREHFQGEHIGLARRAELFVIAPATANVIAQLAHGLAEDLLSTLTLTCTAPILIAPAMNADMWAKPAVQRNLSQIKEDGIHIVEPGEGWLSCGVIGKGRMAEPAEILTRIEELLN; via the coding sequence ATGCAGGGGCGTGAAATTTTATTAGGTGTTTCAGGCGGGATTGCCGCTTATAAGACAGCTGACCTTACCAGTAAACTGGTCCAGAAAGGGGCGGCTGTCAGTGTTGTAATGACCAAGGCGGCCGAAAAGTTTATTGGAGCAACTACGTTCGAAGCATTAACTGATCGTCCGGTATACCAAGGTAGTTTTTCCCCTAGAGAACATTTCCAGGGAGAGCATATTGGCCTGGCCCGCCGAGCGGAACTTTTTGTCATCGCACCGGCAACAGCAAATGTCATTGCTCAACTTGCTCATGGTCTGGCCGAGGATCTCCTTTCAACACTTACATTAACCTGTACTGCTCCTATCCTGATAGCTCCGGCGATGAACGCGGATATGTGGGCCAAACCTGCGGTGCAGCGCAATCTGAGCCAGATCAAAGAGGATGGAATTCATATCGTAGAGCCGGGAGAAGGCTGGCTCAGTTGTGGTGTCATTGGAAAAGGCCGCATGGCAGAGCCCGCAGAGATTTTAACACGAATTGAAGAATTACTAAATTGA
- a CDS encoding phosphopantothenoylcysteine decarboxylase domain-containing protein: MRILITAGPTREYLDDVRYLSNASSGQMGYALAHSAIQAGHEVALVSGPVRLPPPEGCEVYHVETTDEMYAQCENLFPECDGVIGTAAVCDYKIKTREPGKIAKTGEAITLELVETIDVLAELGTQKGHRWVIGFALESQDARFNAVRKLYSKKCDAIVLNGVNAIGSNENYVEVIDQSQETVATYSGEKSLVAESLISWVQAHIAGK, translated from the coding sequence ATGAGAATTCTTATCACTGCTGGCCCCACCCGTGAATATCTTGATGACGTACGTTATCTTTCCAACGCCAGCAGTGGCCAGATGGGATATGCTCTGGCACATTCTGCGATTCAAGCCGGACATGAAGTTGCCCTTGTATCTGGACCGGTCAGACTGCCTCCACCGGAAGGATGTGAAGTCTACCATGTGGAAACGACTGATGAGATGTATGCCCAATGCGAAAACCTCTTCCCTGAATGTGATGGGGTTATCGGAACAGCAGCAGTCTGTGATTATAAGATTAAAACCCGAGAGCCAGGTAAAATCGCCAAAACCGGTGAAGCGATCACTTTGGAACTGGTAGAAACGATTGATGTACTAGCCGAACTGGGGACACAGAAAGGCCACCGCTGGGTGATAGGCTTTGCTCTGGAGTCACAGGATGCTCGCTTCAATGCAGTCCGCAAACTCTACAGCAAAAAATGCGATGCGATTGTCCTCAACGGCGTGAATGCCATCGGTTCCAATGAAAATTATGTGGAAGTCATCGATCAAAGCCAGGAAACCGTCGCCACTTATTCTGGTGAGAAATCTCTGGTAGCAGAATCACTCATCTCCTGGGTACAAGCACACATCGCTGGAAAATAA
- the cimA gene encoding citramalate synthase encodes MARIQMYDTTLRDGSQGEGINFSLEDKLQITVKLDEMGFDYIEGGYPLSNPKDTEYFQRVAEMDLKHAKVTAFGMTRRKDIAAKDDVGMQALRDSQAPVVTIVGKTWDLHVTEVLRVSLEENLAMITDSVSFIKSCGREVIYDAEHFFDGFRANPDYALKTIKAAAEGGADIIIPCDTNGGSLPEVIAKYLDLVRSELNTPLGIHCHNDCDVAIANSLTAVEHGAVQVQGTINGIGERCGNADLISVIANLVTKQEGHSVLLDNNLHNLTELSRYVYELANMNFRSSQPFVGSSAFAHKGGMHVHAVNRIARSYEHIEPEVVGNERKVLVSELSGRSNIVAKTTKYKLDHDPELLTKILEKVQDLENIGYQFEAAEASFDLLVKKVAGTFTPHFEKIHYRVNVESDHTHEPLTEATIKLNVNSHQEHVVGEGDGPVNALDTALRKALCPAYPALEKMHLVDYKVRVINSAEGTAARVRVVIESRDEHDVWSSIGVSENIIEASWLALVDSVEYKLYKDKGTFSD; translated from the coding sequence ATGGCCCGAATTCAGATGTATGACACAACTTTGCGGGATGGCAGCCAGGGAGAAGGCATCAACTTCTCATTGGAAGATAAGCTGCAAATTACCGTAAAGCTTGATGAAATGGGCTTTGACTATATTGAAGGTGGCTATCCTCTTTCAAATCCCAAAGACACAGAATATTTCCAGCGCGTCGCAGAAATGGATCTGAAACACGCTAAAGTCACAGCCTTTGGAATGACACGTCGTAAAGATATTGCCGCAAAAGATGATGTTGGCATGCAGGCACTCCGCGACTCCCAGGCACCCGTTGTCACTATCGTCGGTAAGACTTGGGATTTGCATGTCACAGAAGTTCTACGGGTGAGTCTCGAAGAGAATCTGGCCATGATTACAGATTCAGTCTCCTTCATCAAATCATGCGGACGTGAAGTGATCTATGACGCGGAACACTTCTTTGATGGATTTCGAGCGAATCCGGATTATGCTTTAAAAACGATTAAGGCAGCTGCCGAAGGTGGCGCAGATATCATTATCCCCTGCGATACGAATGGCGGAAGTCTGCCTGAAGTCATTGCCAAATATCTCGACCTCGTTCGAAGTGAGTTGAATACCCCCCTGGGCATTCACTGTCACAACGATTGTGATGTCGCAATAGCTAACTCATTAACTGCGGTAGAGCATGGAGCCGTACAAGTTCAGGGAACGATCAATGGAATCGGCGAACGCTGTGGAAATGCTGATCTGATTAGTGTGATCGCCAATCTGGTCACAAAACAGGAAGGTCATTCGGTTCTACTTGACAACAATTTACATAATCTGACCGAACTATCGCGCTATGTTTACGAACTGGCTAATATGAATTTTCGATCAAGCCAACCGTTTGTTGGCAGTAGTGCCTTTGCACACAAAGGCGGCATGCACGTTCACGCCGTCAATCGTATCGCCAGAAGTTACGAACACATCGAACCGGAAGTGGTAGGTAACGAACGGAAAGTACTCGTCAGTGAACTGTCCGGCCGTTCCAACATTGTCGCAAAAACGACAAAATATAAACTCGATCATGATCCAGAGCTTCTTACCAAAATCTTGGAAAAAGTTCAGGATCTGGAAAACATCGGCTATCAGTTTGAAGCGGCGGAAGCCTCGTTCGATCTGCTCGTCAAAAAAGTCGCAGGAACATTCACACCTCACTTCGAGAAGATTCATTATCGAGTCAACGTTGAATCAGATCACACTCATGAACCGCTTACAGAAGCGACCATTAAACTAAACGTCAACAGTCATCAGGAACATGTTGTCGGCGAAGGCGATGGTCCTGTCAACGCATTAGACACGGCACTCCGCAAAGCCCTCTGCCCTGCTTACCCAGCACTCGAAAAGATGCATCTGGTTGATTACAAAGTACGTGTCATCAACTCTGCAGAAGGCACTGCCGCCCGCGTACGAGTAGTCATTGAGAGTAGAGATGAACATGATGTCTGGAGCAGCATCGGAGTCAGTGAAAATATCATCGAAGCGAGTTGGCTGGCACTCGTAGATAGCGTCGAATATAAGCTCTATAAGGATAAAGGAACTTTTTCCGACTAG
- the secG gene encoding preprotein translocase subunit SecG, protein MLLSYLMMTLLMFLGILLIIIILLQKGRGGGLAGAFGGSGGQSALGTKAGDVFTKITVIMAVIWVILAGVSGIVARNNSGRFTGGSAAVTSDKTEMKPGEENAQDPPMTEAPEDPKFNTDLKDKKEAEAPSESQTKPAPKADEKSSTTKSEEKTDTAKPKDATTPAEKKQDTPAETEKPKSEPKSN, encoded by the coding sequence ATGCTGCTTTCATACTTGATGATGACCCTGTTGATGTTCTTAGGGATTCTTTTGATCATCATTATCCTGCTACAAAAAGGACGCGGTGGTGGATTGGCAGGTGCCTTCGGTGGCTCTGGTGGACAGAGTGCTTTAGGAACCAAAGCCGGTGATGTGTTTACCAAAATCACAGTCATCATGGCAGTCATCTGGGTCATCTTAGCTGGTGTATCCGGAATCGTGGCCAGAAATAATTCTGGCAGGTTTACAGGAGGCTCTGCGGCTGTGACTTCTGATAAAACAGAAATGAAGCCAGGTGAAGAGAATGCTCAGGATCCACCAATGACTGAAGCACCAGAAGATCCAAAATTCAATACAGACCTCAAAGACAAAAAAGAAGCTGAGGCTCCCTCAGAGTCACAGACAAAACCAGCTCCAAAAGCTGACGAAAAATCATCCACAACGAAATCAGAAGAAAAAACGGATACAGCCAAACCCAAAGATGCCACTACACCTGCAGAGAAAAAACAGGATACCCCTGCAGAAACTGAGAAGCCTAAGTCTGAACCAAAATCGAACTAG
- the pheA gene encoding prephenate dehydratase — MAKKKAVKKATSTSKSKAAVKKQPAQKQPARKSSSSKRNPASIQSELKKIDREIVKLVNKRCSMTIKQIKSDPDPRAAMFDPKSDEELREFIEKLNSSGPLTNNAVRGIFRQILSSARRQIHPQRVAYLGPAYSYTHLAALERFGEEADMVPVNTIGAVFEEVNRSNTEFGVVPIENSTDGRVVDTLDMFTRLPLRICGEVLIAVHHNLLARCERSEITEIYSKPQALSQCREWLSRNMPQAHLHEVTSTSTAAQLAATKPGAAAVASHQASVEYDLQIIVEGIEDNTNNVTRFAVIGEEVCEPTGKDRTAILVQIAHKAGSLADTLQIFKKNKVNLTWIESFPLRGEEPGYLFFIDFEGHIQEAHIKRTISELEKRVVRLETMGSYPRSGILE; from the coding sequence ATGGCCAAGAAAAAAGCGGTTAAAAAAGCCACCTCAACAAGCAAATCGAAGGCGGCAGTAAAAAAACAACCAGCCCAAAAGCAACCAGCACGAAAAAGCAGTAGCAGTAAAAGAAACCCGGCCTCAATACAGTCCGAGTTAAAGAAAATTGACCGTGAAATTGTAAAATTGGTCAACAAACGCTGCTCAATGACGATAAAACAGATCAAGTCAGATCCTGATCCACGGGCTGCCATGTTTGACCCCAAGTCAGACGAAGAACTTCGTGAATTCATTGAAAAGCTGAATTCATCCGGTCCACTCACAAATAATGCGGTTCGAGGAATCTTCCGGCAAATTTTAAGTTCTGCTCGCAGACAAATCCACCCACAGCGAGTTGCCTATCTTGGACCAGCGTATAGCTATACCCATTTGGCAGCACTGGAGCGTTTTGGTGAAGAAGCTGACATGGTTCCCGTGAATACTATTGGTGCTGTCTTTGAAGAAGTAAATCGGAGTAACACGGAATTTGGTGTAGTACCTATCGAAAACAGCACTGATGGACGTGTTGTCGACACACTCGATATGTTTACCAGACTTCCTCTCAGAATTTGTGGAGAAGTTCTGATTGCTGTTCATCACAACCTGCTAGCACGTTGTGAACGTAGTGAAATCACGGAAATCTATAGTAAACCACAAGCACTTTCCCAGTGTCGTGAGTGGCTTTCGAGAAATATGCCCCAAGCACACTTACATGAAGTGACCAGCACTTCAACTGCAGCCCAACTAGCTGCGACGAAACCAGGTGCAGCTGCCGTTGCCAGCCATCAAGCGTCAGTCGAATATGATCTTCAAATTATCGTCGAAGGAATAGAAGATAACACCAACAATGTAACCCGTTTTGCTGTCATCGGCGAAGAAGTCTGTGAACCAACGGGCAAAGATCGAACTGCCATTCTGGTGCAAATTGCTCATAAAGCGGGTTCGCTGGCCGATACCCTGCAAATCTTCAAAAAGAACAAAGTCAATCTTACCTGGATCGAATCTTTTCCCTTGCGAGGTGAAGAACCAGGATATCTCTTCTTTATTGACTTTGAAGGACATATTCAGGAAGCCCACATCAAAAGAACCATTAGTGAACTCGAAAAACGAGTGGTGCGTCTGGAAACAATGGGTTCTTATCCACGCAGTGGCATTTTGGAATAA